The Verrucomicrobiota bacterium genome includes the window GGTGTTCCTCGGCCTCGCCGCGCTGGTGTTTGTCACGGTGACGCTGCTGAAAATCCCGGAGAAGCAACCGCCATCCTGCCCGCCGAGGCGGCGGCGCAACGACGGGCCATGATCAAGCTCATCTTCCGCCTGCTGTTGCGTCTGCTGCTGCGCTTCCGCGCCTACGATACCGACGCGCTCAAGTCGCCCGGTCCTGTGCTGCTGCTGCCCAACCACGTTTCGTGGTTCGACTGGCTGCTGCTGTTCGTCTGTCTCGACGATGACTGGCGGTTCGTCACGAGCGAGCCCGCGTCCCGCGTGAGCCCGCTGCACCGCGCGATCATGGTCAACCGCCACACGTTCCCCGTGGATCCCGCGTCGCCTTACGCCGTCAAGCGCATGGCGGAGTTCCTGCAGGGCGGCGGCCGGCTCGTGCTGTTCCCCGAGGGCCGGCTCTCGCTCACCGGCGCGCTGATGAAGCTGTTCGATGGCACGGGCTTCCTCATGCACAAGACGAACGCGAAGGTCATCACCGCGTATTTGCGCGACGCGCACCGGCTGCCGTTCTCGCGGCACCCCGGCTGGACCAAGTGCTGTCCGCGCGTGACGGCGCATTACAGCGAGTTGCTCACACCGCCGAAGCTCGACCACGTGGGCACCGCGCAAGCCCGCGAAACGCTCACCACCTGGCTGCGCGACCGCATGGTCGAGCAGCAGTTCCGTGTGGAGATGGCGTTCGGAGCAGGCGACGTGCTGTCCGCGGTGGCCGAGACCGCGTCGCAAGTGCCCAACCACGTGGTGATGGAGGACGCGAGCGGCACGGAGTTGACGTATCGCAAGCTGATGGTCGGCGTGCGCGTCCTGTCGAAGGCGCTTGCGGGGCGGGTGGAGCGGGGAGCTTCAGTTTCGCGTGTCGGCATCTTGCTGCCGAATGTGAACAGCTTCCCTGTCACGGTGCTTGCGTTGTGGAGCCTCGGCAAAGTGCCAGCCATCCTGAACTTCTCCACCGGCCCGACCGTGATGCTCACGTGCTGCGAACTCGCGGGATTGAAGCAAGTCGTCACGTCGCGGCTCTTCTTCGAGCGCGCGCGGCTCAAGCCCGAGCCCTTCACGCAAGCCGGCATCGAGCTCATCTACCTTGAAGACGTCCGCGCCGACATCACGAGCGCAGGCAAACTCGCCGCGCTCGCCCGCAGCTACTTCACTCCGCACCCCGCACCGGACGCTTCTCACTCGCCCGCGGACGCCGCGGTCGTGCTCTTCACTTCCGGTTCCGAGGGTGTGCCGAAGGGCGTCGAGCTTTCGCACCGGAACATCCTCGCCAACATCCGCCAGATGCTTGCCATCACGGACCTTCACGACGGCGACCGCATCTTCAACTGCCTGCCGCTCTTCCACAGCTTCGGGCTCGTGGTCGGCACGTTCCTGCCGCTCGTGCGCGGGATGCACGTGTTTCTGTATCCGTCGCCGCTGCACTATCGCGTGGTGCCGGCCGCGGTGTATGAGTCCAACTGCACCGTCTTCATCAGCACCAACACCTTCCTCAACGGCTATGCGCGCAAGGCGCATCCCTACGACTTTCGCAGCTTGCGCTACTTGTTCGCCGCGGCGGAAAAGCTGCAGGAGGCGACGGCGACCACGTGGGCGCAAAAGTTCGGCATCCGCATTCTCGAAGGCTACGGGGCGACCGAGTGCGCGCCGTGCGTGAGCTTGAACACGCCGCTGGCGCCGCGTTGGGGAACCGTGGGACGACTGTTGCCCGGAATGGAAATGAAGCTTGAACCGGTCGAGGGCGTGAGCGACGACCCTGCGCTCGCGGCGGCCGGGCTGAGAGCGGGGCGGCTCTTCGTGAGCGGGCCCAATGTCATGCGCGGCTACATCAACTCCGACGCGAACGCGGTCTTCCAATCGCACGGCGGCTGGTATGACACCGGCGACATCGTGAGCGTGGACGCGCTCGGCTCGCTCACCATCCGCGGACGCATGAAGCGCTTTGCCAAGGTCAGCGGCGAAATGGTCAGCCTCACCGCCGTCGAGGACGCGCTGGCCGGCGCGTTCCCGCAATACGGCCTGCGCTGCGCCGTGGCCGTCATCGCCGTGCCGGACGAAGACAAGGGCGAGCGGCTCATCGCCGTGTCAAACGAATCACGGCTCCAGCTTGGTGAAATCCGCGAAGCGGTGAAGGCGAAAGGCCTGTCAAACCTCTGCGTCCCGCGAGAGATCAGGGTTGTCCGGGAAATTCCGAAACTGGGCACGGGAAAGGTGAACCATCGCGAGTTGCAGAAGCTGATGTGACGCCATGCCGCTGCTCATGCTCATCTCGTTCACGCTGCTCTGCTTCGCCGCAACCGGGCCGGCGCACGGCGCCCCCACGAATTCGGAACGCCGCGAATGTGTCGTCCTCCTGCACGGGCTGGGGCGGTTTCCGGTCTCAATGAAACCCATCGAGCGCGACCTCCGCCGCGCGGGCTATCACGTGGTAAACCTCAGCTACCCTTCGTGGCGCGTGCCGGTCGAGCGCATCGCAGACGATTACCTTCCGCGGGAACTCGCACGTCGCATTCCCGCCGGGACGGCGAAGGTCCACTTCGTCTCGCACTCGCTTGGAGGCATTCTTCTCCGGCAACACCTCGCCACGCACACCTTCACCAACCTCGGCCGCGTGGTGATGCTCGGCCCGCCGAACCGCGGCAGCACCCTCGCGGATTGGTTCAAGTGCTGCGACGTCGTGCGGTGGGTGGTGGGGCCGAATCTGCCGCGGCTCGGCACCGGCCCCGATGACCTGCCCGCGCGGCTTGGTCCGGCGAACTTTGAGCTCGGTGTCATCGCGGGGGACCGCCCGCTGTTCGGCGGATTCCTGCTCGACGAGAGGCCGAATGACAGCAAGGTGACGGTCAATGCGACCCGCATCGCCGGCATGAAGGACCACGTGGTGGTGCACTCGTCCCACACCTTCATGATGCGGAACCCGGCCGCACGCCATCAAACGGTCCACTTTCTCGTGAACGGGCACTTCGATCGCGACGAGGCGCGCGGCGTGCGCTTTTGACGTGCAACCGCCGCGGACGGTTCCTATCGTCGCCGCGCTTTATGGCGACCGTGAAACCCTTTGCCGCGCTCCGGCCCGTTCCCGCGCTCGCGGCGCGCATCTGCGAGCTGCCTTACGACGTGATGTCGTCCGACGAGGCGCGCGCCATGGCCGCCGGCAACCCTCTCAGCTTCCTGCACGTCAGCAAGCCGGAGATCGACCTGCCCGCCGGCACCGACGTGCACGCGCCCGGGGTGTATGCGAAGGGTCGCGAGAACTTCCGGCGCCTCATCGCTCAAGGCGCGCTGCGGCAGGACGCGCAGCCGTGCTTCTACGCGTATCGGCAGGTGATGGGGGCGCACTCGCAGACCGGCATCGTCGCGGTCGCGAGTTGCGACGAATACCAGCGCGGCATCGTCAAAAAGCACGAACTCACGCGGCCCGACAAAGAAGACGACCGCGTCCGCCACATGGAAGCGCTCGACGCGCAGACCGGTCCGGTCTTCCTCACCTACCGGGCGACCGCTGCGCTCAACGAGATTGTGACGACGCGCACCGCGGCGGCGCCGGAGATTGATTTCACCGCGCCCGATGGCGTTCGCCATTCCGCGTGGGTTTTTGCGGGCGCCGCCGACCTGCGCCGCATTGAGGACGAGTTCGCGCGTGTGCCGTGCCTCTACATCGCGGACGGTCATCATCGCAGCGCCGCGGCCGCGCGCGTGTCGGCAGCGCGCAAGGCTGCGGGTCACAGCGATCGTTTCCTCACGGTGATCTTTCCGCATGACCAGTTGCAAATCCTGCCCTACAACCGCGTGCTCAAGGATCTCAACGGCCGCTCGCCGGGGGAGTTGCTCGCGACGCTCGACTCCGTCTTTGTGATCAAGGACGCGGGCGCGGCGAAGCCTTCGCGCAAGCACGAGCTGGGATTCTACCTGGGCGGCTCATGGCGCACGCTGCACTTCCGGCCGCAGTTCACCGCGACGAGCGACCCGGTCGAGAAGCTCGACGTGACGCTGCTTCAAAAGGTCGTGCTCGCGCCCTTGTTCGGCGTCGAGGACCCGCGCACGAGCACGCGAATCCAGTTCGTCGGCGGCATCCGTGGCACGGCCGAGCTTGAACGGCTCGTCAACTCGGGCGACGCCGCGTGCGCGTTCTCGATGTTCCCGACGAGCATCGAGGACTTGATGGCCATTTCGGACGCCGGCGGCTTGATGCCACCGAAGAGCACGTGGTTTGAGCCGAAGCTCCGCGACGCGATGTGTTGCCACATGATCTAGTCCCGGGTTTTGGACGCGGGTGTTCAAGTTTCCCGGCGCGAGTTGTGAAGACGGGCGATGACTCGCTGCGATCAAAGTCGCCCCGCTGTGCTGCGACGGGCCGGTTCGAATTCCGTTTGATGGGCGGGCAGCCGCCGGCGCGTCCAAGTCCCGTGCCGCCAAAGGCCCCGATGAACAACCAGCGCGAGTGTTTCGTGAAACGGCGGGATGTCGTTTCCCGTCGCGGGTTCCTCCACGGCACCGCGCTTGGCTTCGGCGGGCTCGCGCTCGGCACGATGCTTGCGCGCGAGGCCCGTGGTTCGGACGCGGCGTGGCAGGCGCCGACCGGCACCGCGCACTTTGCGCCGCGGGCCAAGAGCGTGATCTGGCTGTTCATGCGCGGGGGCGTGAGCCACATGGAGAGCTTTGACCCGAAGCCGGCGCTGAACCACTACGCGGGGAAGACCTTCGAGGAGACGCCGTTCAAGGGCATCAACGACCCGGAGAAGCGCAAACGCGTGCGCGTGGTGGTGGTGAACGACGCCAACGGCCAGCAACGGAACAAGATTTACCCGCTGCAAGTCGGCTACCAAAAGGCCGGGCGCAGCGGCATCGAGGTGAGCGACTTCTTCCCGCACATCCGCGAATGCGTGGACGACATCGCGATCGTGCGCTCGATGTGGACGACGGACGACAACCACGGCGCGCAGGTGCAGTTCCATTCCGGCCGCCACATGCTCGAGCCGCCGGTGCCGACGATCGGCGCGTGGGTGAACTACGGGCTCGGCACCCTGAACGAAAACCTCCCGCAGTTCGTGAACATGGGCCCGCGGTTCTTCGACACGCGCGACGGCCACTATCTCGGTCCGGCCTACGATGCGGTGCCATTGAAGATCGACCCTCGCGAGCCACTGGCTTACGCCAAGCCCGAGGCGGACGTGAGCGCGGCGGAGCAGGAAATCCAGTTCAACCTCGTCAACAAGCTCGATCGCCTCGCGGCGCAACGGCATCCGCTCGACGCGAGCCTCGCCGCGCGCATCAAATCCTACGAACTCGCCTACCGCATGCAGATGGCGGTGCCCGAGGTGATGGATCTGGGGAAGGAATCCGCGGAGACGAAGAAACTCTACGGGACGGAGAGCGAACCGACGCGGGCGTTCGGCACGCAATTGCTCGCGGCGCGGCGGATGATCGAGCGTGGCGTGCGGTTCGTGCAAATCCAGCACGGCGACGGCGCGGCGGGCGCGTGGGACGCGCACGGCGGGTTGAAGGCGAATCACACCAACCTCGCGCGGCAGGTGGACCAGCCGTGCGCGGCGCTGTTGCGCGACCTGAAGTCGCGCGGCCTGTTCGACGAGACGATCGTGGTCTTCGCGACGGAGTTCGGCCGCACGCCGGGGTCGCAAGGCTCGGACGGGCGCGACCATCATCCCTACGGCTTCAGCGTGTGGATGGCGGGCGGCGGGATCAAGGGCGGGGTCGTGCACGGCGCGACGGATGAACTCGGGTTTCACGCCGTGGAGCCCGCGCACTATGTGACGGATGTGCACGCGACGCTGCTCAAGCAGCTCGGGCTCGACTCGCGCCGGCTGGAAATCCCAGGTCGAAAGCGCCTCGACATCGAGCACGGCGAGGTGATCCGCGACATCCTCGCGTGACGCGCCGCCGCGCGTCGCGGGGCTTCACTTCCTCGCCCGCAACACCGCCCTCGCCGGTGCGCCGTCGGCCCCGAGGATTTTCAGCGGGAGGCAGACGAGATCGTAGTGGCCGGGCTTGATCTTCGAAAGGTCGAGGCCTTCGATGATCCAGATTTCCGCGCCGAGCATGATTTGGTGGCACTCGACGCCGTCCTTCTGCCACCCGCCGACGCTCAGGTAATCCACGCCCACCGTCATCACGCCGCGCTCGACGAGGTAGCTCGCTGTGTCGGCCGGGATGTAGATGAACTGCTCATCGAAGGTTGAGGTCTTCGCGAGCCGCCACGAGCGGGTGGAGTTGCGCGTCCTGAACAGCACGCGCTCGCCGCGCTTGAGCTTGTGCGGCTTCAATTCCTCCACCGTGATCGCGGACTTGTGTTTGAGTGCGATGACCCGGCACGGGCCGATGACGGCGTCGAGCGGCATGGACTCCATCGTGCGGCCGTCGCGGATGAAATGCCGCGGGGCGTCCATGTGGGTGCCGGTGTGCGCGCAGAGCGAGAGCTTCGTCAGATTGCACGGGATGGTTTTCCCGGGCTGGTCGGGCACAGGGTCGCCGAGCTTGACGTGCAGTGAGACGCGGCACTCGGGGTCATTCGGCCAGTGCACCATGCCGTCGCGCAAGGTGACGGTGATGTCGAGCCAGGGGCTGGATGTGCTCATGCGAAAAGGGCGATGGCTCCAGCTACTTGCTGAAGGTGATGACGTGTTTGATGCCGGTGGGCTTGGCGACGAGGAGGTCCCGGAAGTTCTCGACGGGATGGCGCGCGCTGATGACGTTTGCGAGCGCCTTGGGCCAGCGCTTCTTGAACTCGCCGAGGTCGCGGATGGCGTTCTCGAATGCGGCCTTGTCCGCGTTGACCGTCCCGACGACGACTTGGTTCTTCAGCACGAGATTGCGCATGAGCACGTTGCCAGGCACTGAGATGTGGCCCTCGGGTGCGGGGATGCCGGTGAAGACAAACACGCCGTTGAGGCCGAGCACTTCCATCACGCCGAAGGCGACGTGCGACACGCCGAGCGCCTCGTAGACGAGGTCGATGTTGCCGACCATCGCGGCGAGTTCCTGCGGCGTCTTCTCCTGCGCGGAGATGTATCTCGCGCCGAAGCTCTCGACGAGCGCGGCTTTGTCATTTGGCTTTGGCGACCGCGAGTAAACCCACGTTTCAAATCCGTTCAAGACGAGCGTCATCGCGCCGAGGATGCCGATGGGCCCGGCGCCGAGCACGACCGCGCGGAGCCCATTGCCCGGCCTGCCCGGCTTGGCAGAAGCCCACGGCAGCCGGCTTTGGATGCGCCACACCTGCGCGAGTCCTTTCTCGGCGATGGTCAGCGGTTCGGCGAGCACTGCGAAGTCACGCAACGTGGGCGGGACGAGCGTGAAGTGCTTCTCGTCGTCCACGTAAAACTCCGTCATGTAACCGTGCGTCTGGTTGATGCCGCGCTCGACGAACTTGTGCGTGGCGCAGAAGTCCTGAAGGTCGGCGCGGCAGGGGCGGCAGTGCGCGTCGTCACAGGGCCGGCGCACGGAAGGCACCACCAGGTCGCCCACCTGGATGCGCTTGACGCGGGAGCCGACCTCGATGACCTGGCCGAGCGATTCGTGGCCGAGCACGAGATACTCCGAACCGGCGGGCGGCGCGCCGTAGACGAACGTGCAAATCTCGCGGTCCGTGCCGCAGATGCCGACGTCGAGCGTGCGGACCTTCAACTGGCTCGGGCCCGTCAGGGCGGGTTCGTCGTGGTCGAGCAGCGCGACTTGGCGGCGGGTGGGCATCACGCCCACCGCTTTCATTTGCTTCTTCTGGCTCATCTGGGGCGGAGTGGACGCGGCGCGAACGGACAAAATCGCTCCGCCGATGGTCCGGCGGCGCGGCGATGATACACCTGGTCCAAAGGGTGAAAACAAGAAACTCGGCGCGGCGCAACGGCGCGCTCTTGACTCGCGCCATTCCTGCGCCGGAGCCAGGTCCCCTCCCGTCAAAACTCTTCGATGCCTCCGGCACGCGGGCCCTTGCCCGCAGCATCGTGCAGCGCCACGAGCGCGATGCCAGAGGCGATGTGGCCGATGCCAACGATGCCGGCTGCTTTCGAGGCGTGAGACTCTCACGCGCTGCATCGGGGTGCAAATGGAGGCGATGTCAGTTCAGGCTGAACGTCACGTCCGCCGACCGCACTCGTGTCGAGGCGGGCGGCTTCTGAGCGTCGAAGCGCAGCACGATCGTGTGCGCGCCAGCGGTGACAGTCGTCTTGATTTCGCCGCTCGGCGAGGGCTTGACGGGCTTGCCGTCAAGCCACACATCGGGCTTGTCCCCGCCTTCGAGGACGAGCGTCACGGGGCCGGGCTTCGAGGCTGTGAAGGTTGTGCCGGCGACGAGGTGATTCACCGTCACGTGCAGCGGCGCCTTCGCGAGTTCCTCGAACTCGGGCTTCGACAGCGCGCCGTTCACGAGGGTTGTCGTCGTGCCCCAAGCGAGCCCGCCAGCAAAGCCGCTGTGGAACTGGTCCCACTTGCCGGTGAAATCGCCTTTCGTGAACGGCTCGATGCCGTCCTGGCTCATGCGGTGCGTGACCGGCAGCACGCGCCACACGCGCGCCACGCCGCCCTTGCCCGCGTCGAAGTTGCCGGGCTTGCCGAGCTTCGAGAGGAACGCGATGAGGTCGAGCTGCTCGGCCTCCGGCATCGTGTCGAGCAGGCCGGCGGGCATGAGCGAAAACTGGGAGTTCCCGCGCCGGGCGATGTTGTTCTTCGCCACGGAGACTTCCACGTTCTGCGCGTTTCGGACGACGACCTCCTGCCCCGTCTCGCGCACGAGCAAGCCGCTGAACTCCTGGTCGTCCTTCGTCGTGATGACGGTCGAGTGGAAGCCCTCCTTGATCTTCGCGTTCGGCAACAGCACGGACTCGACGAGGTAATCCACCGGCGCGCTTGCGCCGATACTCGTCATGTCGGGACCGACCTTGCCGCCCGCGCCGCCGATGCTGTGGCAGAGCACGCAGCCGAGTTCCGCACGGCGATACACGCGCTCGCCGCGCGCGGGGTCGCCGGATTTCACGGCGAGGTCGGCCAGTTCCTTAAGCTTCGCGGGCGTGAGCTTGTCGGGCGAAAGTGCGGTGATGTTCGCGAGCTTGGTGAGCGAGGCGACGAGCGTGGCGTCCGGCTGCGCGCCTTCGCGGGCGGCGCGGAGGCCGGAGCTGGCGACGTGCGGGGGCAGCGCGGTGCGGCTGCCGACTTTTTCGCCGAACGATTTGGCCGCGCCCTTGGTGGCGAGCACGCTGCGCCAGAGGTCGAGCGCCTCGGCTTCGGTCTTCGTCTCGGCCAGTTCGTCGAGCGCGAGGTCGGCGAACTTCGCGGGCTGGAGCGACGCGAGCGTGACGGCGGCGGCGCGGCGCACGGGCGCGGGCGAAGTCTTCGCTGCCAGCGGTTGCAGCGCGCCCAGCACGGGGCCAATCGCGCCCAACTCACGGAACGCACCAAAGAGCGCGGTGCGGACCTCGGCGGGCGTGTTCTCTGTGCCGGCGAGCTTCACCATCTCGGCGAAAGCCGCGCCGGGATTCTTCCACGCACCCTGCAAGTTCACGAAGGCGACGCGCGTGGCGAGGTTCGCGTAGGAGAGCAGCGCGAGGCCGCGCGAGGCGTCGCCCGCGGGCTTCACATTGCGGAGGCGAGCGGCGGAGGTGAGCGCGGCGAGCGCACGGTTGAGCGCGGCGTCGGTGAAGTCGCGCTTCACGACCTGCTCCCAGAGGCGGTTGATTTCCGCCGGACCGCCGGCGGCACCGATGAGTTCAATCCACGGGCCGGAGCCATCCTTGGTGAGCGGCTTGGCGGCGAGAATCTTCGCGACGCTGGATGACGCCAGCGCGGGGTCGAGCGCCTTCATCGCATACTCAAGCTGCGCTTGTTTCGCCGGTGAGTTGGGCCCCCACGCGCCGGACTCCAGCGCGGCGAGGAACGGCTGCGCCAGCTCGTTGATGGAAAGCCACACCGCGTAGTCGAGGAACGGGTCCGTGCCGATGGTGTCCACGGCGGAGAGCACGAGCTCAGCGGACTTGGCGGACGGGAACTTCGCCAGCGCGCGGACGGCCTCGACGCGCACGCGCGAGTGCGGGTCAGCGACAAGCTTGGTGAGTCGCGCGACGGTGTCGCTCTCGGCGAAGCTCGCGCTGGCGTCCGCGAGATACGTGCTCGCGGTCCCGTTCGCGTCGGCGACCAGCACTGGTTTGGTGGGCGCAGCCGTGGCGAAGCTCAACGCCCGCACCGCGGCGGCGCGGATGCGGCCGTCCTGCGCGGCGAGCAGCTTGGTGACCAGCTCCGGCGCGGGGATGTTCAGGGACTGGTGAATCCACAGTGCAGCGAGCTGCTCCTTCTCGGTCTTGAGCTTCGCGGTCCAGGTCTTCAGCTCGGGCGCGACGGCGTCGGCGCCTTTCTCCACGAGGAGGCGCGTGGCTTGGGAGGCGTTGAAGTGGTTGGGCGAAATCAGTTCGTTGAGCAATGCGCTCGTGCCGGCTTTCACCAGCTCCGGTTTTTTCAGGACCGGCTTGCCCTTCATCGCCACGCGCCAGATGCGGCCGTGCTCGTGGTCGCGGCGCGGGTCGCGGAAGTCCACCTCGCCGTGCTGGATGATCGGGTTGCTCCAGTCGGCGATGTAGAGCGCACCGTCGGGGCCGAGCTTCACGTCAATCGGCCGGAAGGTGTTGTTCGAGGTGCGGCAGATGTCGGTCTCCTGCTTGGTGATGTAGGCCGCGCCCTGCTCGGTGATGCTGAAACTCGTCACGCGGTTCGCGCGGAAGTCGCACGTCACCAGGCGGCCCTGCCAGTCGGCGGGGAAGTGCTGGCTGCGGATGATTTCGAGGCTGGCGAACTTCGGGTAGCCGCCCGGGCTGACGCTCGGGAGGATGCGGCGCGCGCGGGCGTAAGTCACATACATGCCGCCGGGGAGACCCCAGTTGATGCCGCCGCCGCCCGCGCCGTCGGTCATGAAGCTCTGGCCGAACTCGTCGAACTGGTGGCCCCAACTGTTCACCCAGCCCTTGAAGACGACTTCCAATTTCAGCGACGACGGCTCGAAGCGGAACACGCCGCCCGAACGCAGGCGCACGACGCCGTGGGGCGTCTCGACCTCGCTGCGCGTGTAGATGGACTGGCTCATCCACAGCCGGCCGTCCGGCCCCCAGCGCAGCGTGTGAAGGTTGTGGTGCGTGTCCTCGGTGCCGAAGCTGGAGAGAACGACCCGGCGCACGTCGGCCTTGCCGTCGCCGTTGGTGTCCTTCAAGTGCAGCAGCTCGGTGCTCTGCGCGACATACACGCCGCCATCGCCGGGCGCGAGGCCGGTGGGGATGAGCAAGCCGTCGGCGAAGACTGTGGCCTTGTCGGCCTTGCCCGCGCCCTTGGTGTCTTCGAGGACGACGATTTTGTCGTGCGCGGCCTGGCCGGGTTCGATTTGCGGATAGACCTCGCTGCTGGCGACCCAGAGGCGGCCCTGCGGATCGAAGTTGATTTGGATGGGCTTGGCGAGGTGCGGGTTCTCGGCCCAGAGCGTGACTTCGAGACCTTCCGCCACGGTGAACTCGGGCGTGGGCTGCGGCGTGTGCTTGGCGGCGGCGGCCTTGCCGAGCAGCGCGGCGGGCTGGAGTTCGGGGCCGGGCTTGAAGCTCGCGTCGTTCAAGTGCTTGCACAGCTCGCGAATCTTCTTCTCCTCGGCGGCGATGAGCGGGTCGAACTGCGGCATCTCGACGGCGTTTTTGCCCTGCTCGCGTTTCCGGAAGCCGAAGATGTAAGCCATGTTCGCCGGGCGGGAGCGGTGGAAGAAGAACTCGTTTTTGCGGAGGATTAACTGCCGCAAATGCTGCATGTGCGCAGAAAATCCAGGATTCAGTGTGTGACGCGTTCCGAAGAGAGCCAGTTCCAAAGACCGAGCTGTCTGGTGATAGCCGAGTTCCCCCAGATGAATTCCGTTCTCTGTCTGAAAGATTTCACTTCGGCTGACATTTCCAGTCGACTCTCGCGTTGCCTCATATAAAGAGAAGTGCATCGGCCCCCGGTCAAAAAGCGACACGAAGAATGCACTGCGTTCCTTCGCAATCAAACGGCAGGCATCAACATAAAGTTTCAGTTGTTCATTGTGCTTCGTCGGGTCTAGCGACATCCACGGCACTTGCTCGTGCTTGATGGGTGACAGCAACACAAACCGGCACCCCGGCGAAATCTTCTCAATCGCATCGAGCAGCCGGTTGTAGTCCGCCTTGAACTTCTCCAACCCCGCTTCGCCCGCGAACGACGCGGCCATGCCGTAGCCGATGAACGCGACTGTCGGTTTGGTCTCCTCGATTTGTTTTTGAATGAGCTTCCACGCTTCGCCCGGCGGCTCGTTGCCGGCCTGCCCGAGCGAGAGTCCTAGGCGCGACTCGCCGTCCGGGAGGTCCGCGCTCCAGCCGAGGTTGCGGAAGGTCACGCGCCGGTCGGGGAAGCGCGTGGTGAGCATCAGCTCGATCCAGCCGTGATGCTGCTCGCGCTCCATCAGCGTGTCGCCGAGGAACACGACGCGGTCGCCGTCCTTCAGCTCGAAGGGCGCGGCGGCGGTAGCGGGGATCGCGAGTGCGACCACGGCGGAAAGGAGGAGAAGAAGTCGCTTCATAGGTGCGCAGGAGATTACAGGTCGCGCCGGTGAATTCACTCAGAAAAGCGGCAGGTGAATCGCGCGGGTGCTTTGGAGTGCGCCGGCAAGTCCGTCGCGTCGCCGCTTTCGCCGATGCGTCCCCAAGCGCGGTCGCCGCTGCGCTCTGCCGGCGCACACCATGGAAGTCACCGCGCCGTGCTTCAGCGCCCCGGTGCGCTTCAACGGTTGCTGAACAGTTCCCACTCGCCGGATGCGAGAACCAGCCTCGGTGTCGAATCCGGAAGCAGCCGGCGGACTTTCTCGACATCCCCCTTGAATCCCACGACGAGCACGCGGCGGTCGCCGCCGAGGAACGTCGAGAGCGAGGGCTCATCCGGGATGAGCAGGGGCTTCATGCGGTCGGCGTTGCCGGGAAACGCAAAGGGCACGCGGTGCATGGGGAAGCCGTGGATGAACGGACGGTTCGTGGCGTTGATGGCGGGGAAAGCGTGGAAGGGCAGGCCCTGCGGAATGCGCGTCATGCAGAGGATGGCATCGCCCGGCCTGACTTCGGCGCGGAGCGCGGCGCCCAGCGGCGCGAGGGTCTGGTTGCTGCGAAGGCGGGTTTCGATTTCTGGAGTCCAAAACAGCACGGTGAGGAGCGCGACTGCGCTCATGGCCGCGGGTTGCAGTGGGAAACCCCGCACGTTCCAATGGCGAGAAGCAAAGAACGCGACCGCAACCACCATGAAGCAGCCCAAACCCATCCCGGTCCGCATCCACGGTTGATCATCCAACTTGAACGCGAACTTGAACACGAGCGGCAGGGTGATCAACGGCAGCCATGCACAACACGCCGTCGCGGTGCGCAGCCTCGAGGCGAGTGCTTCCTGTCCCCATTCCTCGAACCCCTCCCTCCACCTCATCGCCACCAGCACCGCGAGCGCGGGGAACATCGGCACGATGTAAGCCGGCAGCTTCGCGCGCGTGAGGGAGAACAGCACGAACGTGAATGCGGCCCAGGCGGTCAGAAGCACCCACGCGTCCCTGTGCGCCTTGCCGAGCAGGCGCCAGTGCGCGCGGCGCCACAGCCAGCCGAGCAGCGGCGTCCACGGCAGGAAGCCCGCCGCCAGCACGCCGATGAAGAAGTAGAACGGCTTGCCGCGGTTGTCGATGCCGCCAAGCGAATGGCCGATGGCCTGCCCTTTCACCATGAAATCGAACGAGCCGGGCACGGCCTTGAACACGGCGAAATACCACGGCAGCGCGAGCAGGGAAAAGATGAGCGTGCCGCCCACCGCGCCGATGACGAGGATGTTCAAGCGGACCTTGTCCGCCCGCCGG containing:
- a CDS encoding cyclase family protein gives rise to the protein MSTSSPWLDITVTLRDGMVHWPNDPECRVSLHVKLGDPVPDQPGKTIPCNLTKLSLCAHTGTHMDAPRHFIRDGRTMESMPLDAVIGPCRVIALKHKSAITVEELKPHKLKRGERVLFRTRNSTRSWRLAKTSTFDEQFIYIPADTASYLVERGVMTVGVDYLSVGGWQKDGVECHQIMLGAEIWIIEGLDLSKIKPGHYDLVCLPLKILGADGAPARAVLRARK
- a CDS encoding c-type cytochrome — its product is MKRLLLLLSAVVALAIPATAAAPFELKDGDRVVFLGDTLMEREQHHGWIELMLTTRFPDRRVTFRNLGWSADLPDGESRLGLSLGQAGNEPPGEAWKLIQKQIEETKPTVAFIGYGMAASFAGEAGLEKFKADYNRLLDAIEKISPGCRFVLLSPIKHEQVPWMSLDPTKHNEQLKLYVDACRLIAKERSAFFVSLFDRGPMHFSLYEATRESTGNVSRSEIFQTENGIHLGELGYHQTARSLELALFGTRHTLNPGFSAHMQHLRQLILRKNEFFFHRSRPANMAYIFGFRKREQGKNAVEMPQFDPLIAAEEKKIRELCKHLNDASFKPGPELQPAALLGKAAAAKHTPQPTPEFTVAEGLEVTLWAENPHLAKPIQINFDPQGRLWVASSEVYPQIEPGQAAHDKIVVLEDTKGAGKADKATVFADGLLIPTGLAPGDGGVYVAQSTELLHLKDTNGDGKADVRRVVLSSFGTEDTHHNLHTLRWGPDGRLWMSQSIYTRSEVETPHGVVRLRSGGVFRFEPSSLKLEVVFKGWVNSWGHQFDEFGQSFMTDGAGGGGINWGLPGGMYVTYARARRILPSVSPGGYPKFASLEIIRSQHFPADWQGRLVTCDFRANRVTSFSITEQGAAYITKQETDICRTSNNTFRPIDVKLGPDGALYIADWSNPIIQHGEVDFRDPRRDHEHGRIWRVAMKGKPVLKKPELVKAGTSALLNELISPNHFNASQATRLLVEKGADAVAPELKTWTAKLKTEKEQLAALWIHQSLNIPAPELVTKLLAAQDGRIRAAAVRALSFATAAPTKPVLVADANGTASTYLADASASFAESDTVARLTKLVADPHSRVRVEAVRALAKFPSAKSAELVLSAVDTIGTDPFLDYAVWLSINELAQPFLAALESGAWGPNSPAKQAQLEYAMKALDPALASSSVAKILAAKPLTKDGSGPWIELIGAAGGPAEINRLWEQVVKRDFTDAALNRALAALTSAARLRNVKPAGDASRGLALLSYANLATRVAFVNLQGAWKNPGAAFAEMVKLAGTENTPAEVRTALFGAFRELGAIGPVLGALQPLAAKTSPAPVRRAAAVTLASLQPAKFADLALDELAETKTEAEALDLWRSVLATKGAAKSFGEKVGSRTALPPHVASSGLRAAREGAQPDATLVASLTKLANITALSPDKLTPAKLKELADLAVKSGDPARGERVYRRAELGCVLCHSIGGAGGKVGPDMTSIGASAPVDYLVESVLLPNAKIKEGFHSTVITTKDDQEFSGLLVRETGQEVVVRNAQNVEVSVAKNNIARRGNSQFSLMPAGLLDTMPEAEQLDLIAFLSKLGKPGNFDAGKGGVARVWRVLPVTHRMSQDGIEPFTKGDFTGKWDQFHSGFAGGLAWGTTTTLVNGALSKPEFEELAKAPLHVTVNHLVAGTTFTASKPGPVTLVLEGGDKPDVWLDGKPVKPSPSGEIKTTVTAGAHTIVLRFDAQKPPASTRVRSADVTFSLN